The following proteins come from a genomic window of Macadamia integrifolia cultivar HAES 741 chromosome 14, SCU_Mint_v3, whole genome shotgun sequence:
- the LOC122061238 gene encoding transcription factor bHLH130-like: MAAMDKYLQFQESVPCKTRAKRGCATHPRSIAERVRRTRISERMRKLQELVPNMDKQTNTADMLDLAVDYIKDLQKQVKNLKDGQANCTCSSK; this comes from the exons ATGGCTGCCATGGATAAGTATTTACAGTTTCAAGAATCTGTTCCTTGTAAGACACGAGCCAAGCGGGGTTGTGCCACTCATCCTCGGAGCATTGCAGAGAGG GTCAGAAGAACCCGGATTAGTGAAAGAATGAGAAAATTACAGGAGCTTGTCCCCAACATGGACAAG CAAACCAACACAGCTGACATGTTAGACTTGGCAGTGGACTACATTAAAGACCTCCAAAAACAGGTCAAG AATCTCAAGGATGGTCAGGCTAACTGTACCTGTTCCAGCAAGTAG